A genome region from Gallus gallus isolate bGalGal1 chromosome 9, bGalGal1.mat.broiler.GRCg7b, whole genome shotgun sequence includes the following:
- the ZBTB38 gene encoding zinc finger and BTB domain-containing protein 38 → MTVMSHSKDLKDDFHSDTVLSILNEQRIRGILCDVTIIVEDTKFKAHSNVLAASSLYFKNIFWSRTICISGHVLELDDLKAEVFTEILNYIYSSTVVVKRQETVTDLAAAGKKLGISFLEDLTDANFSSSPCPYAYCVSEKGTVKEEKHEKRHEDSAVTNGPRITNAFSIFETENSLFSPLDLRANFKKVSETVQTPSVSLDRNNTCKDAEPASTLAEHSYAVSSGGDTFQGTPHFEQESSSSYNAGEDHYENLRATPLIQPVKQACSTTPKAAFKSQGTGLAVAKVPASTVANAEAQPETVNDQRIISIPKPQNKAGDFHLSREEENTSANISGSVTTAVTPAYSCNCCAKSFSDRALLSTHLQLHSEHQETFICKYCSKQFANLNILESHEQVCMRSSSLSVHSGNEQNFSDNYTATDGRNESSYANTEPLLSENSITDYSNANCALPETDHLVKVVDGQILYTCIVCKRSYVTLSSLRRHANVHSWRRTYPCHYCNKVFALAEYRTRHEIWHTGERRYQCIFCLETFMTYYILKNHQKSFHAIDHRLSVSKKTANGGLKPSVYPYKLYRLLPMKCRRLPYKSYRNSTYENVQTSSQVNETASSNCFIQSSISAELPPLNFQTNILTNNRTLVLDTSSCNDTASSTNPQNSSSWGVGILNSDLQRDFFTADKRVPTATKDSGSHEYDSSVVSLTNVNENSTSVISYSSSAPSVIMHSSRVSSVIMHSKTITSVENSKTESSNSVPSQPVSDDCNYGSDNYGKCITKSKPIKEKKKALLGSRAEAAEDTQHVQGSGGSSSKTTNTAEESSKTETYIAKPALPGTSTDSNVAPLCQITVKIGNEAIVKRHILGSKLFCKRGRKSKHESKQDNLNEESEAEIKEKSPSRLYSSECLELTEMCDDVSDQDSSDKPWRPYYNYKPKKKSKQLRKMKKTKWRKKHGNRNTVTESHSTCSREYALRSAPEDKAVSQEENTEMPSLHCELCEGDQNSTTETQEHVHWHLSSSKPYICELCQKQFQSPSTLKMHMRCHTGEKPFTCKTCGKCFSVPGNLQKHERIHLGVKDFVCQYCNKAFTLNETLKIHERIHTGEKRYHCQFCLQSFLYLSTKRNHEQRHIREHNGKGYACFQCPKICKTAAALGMHQKKHLFKSTGPQDRKEQFCNESAQLLENQHFLGSEGSEGKSIQSVTPEVIL, encoded by the coding sequence ATGACAGTCATGTCCCATTCAAAGGATCTCAAGGACGACTTCCATAGTGACACTGtactttctattttaaatgaacagcGCATTAGGGGTATTTTATGTGATGTCACCATAATTGTGGAAGATACCAAATTTAAAGCCCACAGTAATGTGCTAGCAGCTTCAAGtctttactttaaaaacatattttggagTCGTACTATCTGTATCTCGGGTCATGTactggaattagatgatctgAAAGCTGAAGTGTTTACAGAAATACTGAACTACATCTACAGTTCCACAGTGGTTGTTAAGAGGCAGGAGACTGTAACAGACCTTGCAGCTGCAGGGAAAAAACTGGGAATATCGTTTCTTGAAGATCTTACAGATGCTAATTTTTCAAGCTCCCCCTGCCCTTATGCATACTGTGTTAGTGAGAAAGGGACtgtcaaagaggaaaaacatgaaaagagaCATGAAGACTCGGCTGTGACAAACGGACCACGAATTACAAATGCATTCTCAatttttgaaactgaaaatagtTTGTTTTCGCCACTTGATTTGAGGGCAAACTTTAAAAAGGTATCTGAGACAGTACAAACCCCCAGCGTCAGCCTTGACAGAAACAACACTTGCAAAGATGCAGAGCCAGCCAGTACATTGGCAGAGCACTCCTACGCCGTTTCTTCGGGGGGAGATACTTTTCAAGGAACACCTCACTTTGAACAGGAAAGCAGCTCTTCGTACAACGCAGGTGAAGACCACTATGAAAATCTCCGAGCTACGCCACTCATTCAGCCTGTAAAACAAGCATGTAGTACTACTCCTAAAGCAGCCTTCAAGTCCCAGGGTACTGGTTTGGCTGTAGCAAAAGTACCAGCCTCTACAGTAGCCAATGCAGAAGCCCAGCCTGAAACAGTTAATGATCAGAGAATTATTTCCATTCCAAAACCTCAGAATAAAGCAGGAGATTTCCATTTgtccagagaagaagaaaacacatctgCTAATATCTCTGGATCTGTGACAACTGCTGTTACACCTGCTTACAGCTGTAACTGCTGTGCAAAATCGTTCAGTGACAGGGCGTTACTCAGTACTCATCTTCAACTCCATTCAGAGCATCAGGAAACTTTCATATGCAAATACTGCAGCAAACAATTTGCAAATCTAAATATACTGGAAAGTCATGAACAAGTCTGTATGAGATCAAGTAGCTTATCTGTGCACAGTGGGAATGAACAAAATTTTTCAGATAATTATACTGCTACGGATGGAAGGAATGAGAGTTCATATGCAAACACAGAGCCTCTATTGTCTGAAAACAGCATAACTGATTATTCTAATGCAAATTGCGCTTTACCAGAAACGGATCACTTGGTTAAAGTTGTTGATGGGCAGATATTATATACTTGCATAGTTTGCAAACGTAGTTATGTGACGTTGTCAAGCCTTCGAAGACATGCAAATGTGCATTCATGGAGAAGAACATACCCGTGTCACTACTGCAACAAAGTATTTGCATTAGCTGAATATCGCACAAGACATGAGATCTGGCACACTGGAGAAAGGCGGTATCAGTGCATTTTCTGCCTAGAGACTTTCATGACTTACTATATACTAAAAAATCATCAGAAGTCTTTCCATGCAATTGACCATCGTCTTTCAGTAAGTAAGAAGACCGCCAATGGAGGCTTAAAACCAAGTGTGTACCCATACAAACTTTACCGACTTCTGCCTATGAAGTGCAGGCGACTACCTTATAAGTCCTACCGAAATTCTACATATGAAAACGTTCAAACAAGTAGCCAAGTTAATGAAACTGCTTCTAGTAACTGCTTCATTCAGAGTTCTATTAGTGCTGAGCTACCACCTCTGAATTTTCAAACTAATATATTAACAAACAACAGAACTCTTGTCTTGGACACTTCTTCATGTAATGATACAGCATCTTCCACAAATCCTCAGAACTCTTCCTCTTGGGGAGTAGGTATCTTAAATTCTGATCTGCAAAGAGACTTCTTCACAGCTGACAAAAGAGTTCCTACTGCTACAAAAGACTCTGGTTCTCATGAGTATGATTCCTCGGTTGTGTCTTTAACTAATGTGAATGAAAATTCAACCTCTGTAATCAGTTACAGCAGTTCTGCACCGTCTGTTATAATGCACAGTAGCAGGGTTTCATCAGTAATAATGCACAGTAAAACAATCACGTCTGTAGAAAACAGTAAGACAGAATCTTCTAATAGTGTACCGAGTCAACCTGTAAGTGATGATTGTAATTATGGGTCAGATAACTATGGAAAATGTATTACAAAATCAAAACCtattaaggagaaaaagaaagcactactgggcagcagagcagaagcagctgaggaTACGCAGCACGTCCAAGGATCTGGAGGTTCATCTAGCAAAACCACTAATACTGCCGAAGAGTCGAGTAAAACTGAGACCTATATTGCAAAGCCTGCCTTACCTGGGACATCTACTGACAGCAATGTTGCTCCTCTTTGTCAGATAACAGTAAAAATTGGTAATGAGGCTATTGTAAAAAGACATATATTAGGATCTAAGCTATTTTGTAAAAGAGGACGGAAATCTAAACACGAGTCCAAACAAGACAATCTAAATGAGGAATCAGAAGCggagataaaagagaaaagccCATCTAGGCTCTATAGCTCAGAATGCCTGGAGCTGACAGAAATGTGTGATGATGTAAGTGATCAGGACTCCAGTGATAAACCCTGGAGACCATATTACAATTACAAACCGAAGAAGAAATCTAAACagctaagaaaaatgaagaagacCAAATGGAGGAAAAAGCATGGAAACAGGAACACCGTTACGGAAAGTCACAGTACGTGCAGTCGAGAGTATGCGCTCAGGAGCGCTCCTGAAGACAAGGCAGTGAGTCAAGAAGAGAACACAGAAATGCCCAGTCTTCATTGTGAGCTCTGTGAAGGAGATCAGAACTCCACTACAGAAACTCAAGAACATGTTCACTGGCATCTATCTTCTTCAAAGCCTTACATTTGTGAATTATGCcaaaaacaatttcaaagtCCATCCACCTTAAAAATGCATATGAGGTGTCACACAGGGGAAAAGCCCTTCACCTGCAAAACCTGTGGTAAATGTTTTTCAGTCCCTGGAAATTTACAGAAACATGAACGTATTCACCTGGGTGTCAAAGACTTTGTCTGTCAGTACTGTAATAAGGCATTCACTTTAAATGAAACACTCAAAATCCATGAAAGAATTCATACTGGAGAAAAACGCTACCACTGTCAGTTCTGCTTACAGAGTTTCCTCTATCTTTCTACCAAAAGGAACCATGAGCAAAGACACATACGGGAGCATAATGGAAAAGGATACGCTTGCTTTCAGTGCCCCAAAATTTGCAAGACGGCAGCTGCTCTGGGAATGCACCAGAAGAAACATCTATTCAAAAGTACAGGTCCACAAGATAGAAAAGAACAGTTCTGCAACGAAAGTGCTCAGCTGTTGGAAAATCAACATTTCCTTGGCTCAGAAGGAAGTGAAGGGAAAAGCATACAAAGTGTAACTCCAGAAGTTATACTCTGA